In Syntrophorhabdus sp., a genomic segment contains:
- a CDS encoding RidA family protein produces MEKECHNIYEEMYERKQFTWSDGVKKGKIIAISGSVATDMNHRTVHAGDLEAQVRYIYESVKKLLEKMGASMDDVIKTTDYIAPEAVPDYLKTAAIRREYFRKGSYPAATGVVVHSLLRPDWLIEIDFLAVVD; encoded by the coding sequence GATGTATGAACGCAAGCAATTCACCTGGAGCGACGGGGTGAAGAAGGGCAAGATCATTGCCATCTCCGGCTCGGTGGCCACAGACATGAACCACCGGACCGTCCACGCCGGCGACCTTGAGGCGCAGGTCCGTTATATCTACGAGAGTGTGAAAAAGCTTCTCGAAAAGATGGGGGCAAGCATGGACGATGTCATCAAGACCACGGACTACATCGCTCCCGAGGCAGTTCCCGACTATCTGAAGACCGCCGCCATACGGAGGGAGTACTTCCGGAAAGGCAGCTATCCCGCAGCGACGGGGGTCGTGGTCCACAGCCTGCTGCGTCCGGACTGGCTCATCGAGATCGACTTCCTGGCGGTGGTAGATTGA